In Shewanella sp. VB17, a single genomic region encodes these proteins:
- a CDS encoding TatD family hydrolase, with amino-acid sequence MIDSHAHLDFPEFDVDRDAVFESMKNIGIEKVIIPGVSHSHWDKQLQVASQYCCPYALGIHPWFCDEGCSLTLSKLDKLVGDKHHDSDFIAIGECGLDKHHHSDWHTQVHVLKHQLMLAKTLNLPVILHVVKAHNEMIILLKHYKLARGGVIHGFSGSVELANEYIKLGYKLGIGGLILNHEARKLRACVTHIGLESILIETDSPAMVPNNSLEKRNTPLVLPAIIDEIAKLQKKSSVLISEQVRLNVIQMFDF; translated from the coding sequence ATCATAGATAGCCATGCCCATCTGGATTTTCCTGAGTTTGATGTCGATCGAGATGCTGTGTTTGAGTCCATGAAAAATATTGGCATTGAAAAAGTCATTATTCCGGGCGTATCTCACTCTCATTGGGATAAGCAGCTTCAAGTCGCCTCTCAATATTGCTGCCCCTATGCACTTGGTATACATCCTTGGTTTTGTGATGAAGGCTGTTCGTTGACACTGTCTAAATTAGATAAGCTTGTCGGTGATAAACACCATGATAGTGATTTTATCGCCATTGGTGAGTGTGGGTTAGATAAACACCATCACAGTGATTGGCACACCCAAGTTCATGTGCTCAAACATCAATTAATGTTGGCAAAGACCCTTAACTTACCAGTGATTTTACATGTCGTTAAGGCCCACAATGAAATGATTATACTGCTAAAACACTATAAGCTGGCCAGAGGAGGGGTGATACATGGGTTTTCTGGTTCAGTAGAGCTTGCCAATGAGTATATCAAATTAGGTTATAAGCTCGGTATTGGCGGGTTGATCTTAAATCATGAGGCGAGAAAGCTTAGAGCTTGCGTAACTCATATCGGTCTTGAATCTATTCTCATTGAAACCGACTCACCAGCAATGGTGCCTAACAATAGCTTAGAAAAACGTAACACTCCGCTTGTTTTGCCAGCGATTATTGATGAGATTGCTAAATTACAGAAAAAATCGAGTGTTCTAATTTCAGAACAGGTGAGATTAAATGTAATTCAAATGTTTGATTTTTAA
- a CDS encoding NupC/NupG family nucleoside CNT transporter → MDIVMSLVGVVTLLTIAFALSNNKKAINKRTVFGALAIQAAFGGFVLYVPVGKDILKTASDGVSNVIGYAQDGISFIFGDLAHFKLGFIFAVNVLPIIVFFSSLIAVLYYLGIMQWVIRIIGGALQKLLGTSRTESMSATANIFVGQTEAPLVVRPFIPTMTQSELFAIMVGGLASIAGSVMAGYAQMGVPIEYLVAASFMAAPGGLLMAKLMHPETEIAKNDMKDLPEDPDKPTNLLDAAASGASSGMHLALNVGAMLLAFVGLIAMLNGILGGLGDFIGYEGLTLELILGYLFMPLAFLIGVPWNEALVAGSFIGQKIIVNEFVAYLNFAPYLKDIADGGLLVEATQAAMTDRTKAIISFALCGFANLSSIAILLGGLGAMAPTRRHDLAKMGIRAVIAGSLANLMSATLAGLFLAL, encoded by the coding sequence ATGGATATTGTAATGAGTTTAGTCGGGGTGGTCACCTTGCTAACAATAGCGTTCGCGCTGTCTAATAATAAAAAAGCAATTAATAAGCGTACTGTTTTTGGTGCATTAGCCATTCAAGCTGCATTTGGTGGCTTTGTTTTGTATGTGCCAGTCGGTAAAGATATCTTGAAAACGGCATCAGATGGCGTATCAAACGTTATTGGTTATGCGCAAGATGGTATTAGTTTTATCTTTGGTGATTTAGCTCACTTTAAACTAGGGTTCATTTTTGCGGTCAATGTACTGCCAATTATCGTGTTCTTCTCTTCACTTATTGCAGTGCTTTATTACCTCGGTATTATGCAATGGGTTATCCGCATTATCGGCGGTGCACTGCAAAAACTGCTCGGTACTAGTCGTACAGAGTCGATGTCTGCTACCGCTAACATCTTTGTCGGTCAAACTGAAGCGCCATTGGTGGTTCGCCCCTTTATTCCAACGATGACGCAATCTGAATTATTTGCCATCATGGTGGGCGGCTTAGCTTCTATTGCGGGTTCTGTTATGGCAGGTTACGCGCAGATGGGCGTGCCTATCGAATATTTAGTCGCAGCTTCATTTATGGCGGCACCAGGTGGCCTATTAATGGCTAAGCTGATGCACCCTGAAACTGAAATAGCTAAAAATGACATGAAGGACTTACCCGAAGATCCGGATAAGCCGACTAACTTGCTTGATGCGGCAGCATCTGGTGCATCATCAGGTATGCATTTAGCGCTTAACGTTGGGGCAATGTTATTGGCATTCGTTGGTCTTATCGCCATGCTTAACGGTATTCTTGGTGGACTGGGTGATTTCATTGGTTATGAAGGATTAACCCTTGAGTTGATTTTAGGTTATCTGTTTATGCCGCTTGCCTTCCTTATTGGTGTGCCTTGGAATGAAGCATTGGTTGCAGGCTCTTTCATTGGACAAAAGATCATTGTTAATGAGTTTGTCGCTTATTTAAACTTCGCACCATATTTAAAAGATATAGCGGATGGTGGGTTATTAGTTGAAGCGACTCAAGCGGCAATGACTGATAGAACCAAAGCCATTATCTCATTTGCATTGTGTGGTTTTGCTAACCTATCTTCTATTGCCATTCTACTTGGTGGATTGGGCGCTATGGCACCGACACGTCGTCATGATTTAGCAAAAATGGGGATCCGTGCGGTTATTGCAGGCTCTCTAGCAAACTTGATGAGTGCAACATTAGCGGGGTTATTCTTAGCACTTTAA
- a CDS encoding outer membrane protein OmpK, translating to MKNVKTLALATAVAATAAMSVPTFAADRTDLRAGDYSWMQFNAMYAINELPRDGSTDDGHDYLEMEFGGRAGIVDLYGYVDVFNVTNRDYGDKGAGSGKSKLFMKFAPRFSIDAMTGWDLSVGPIQEVYFSTLFNWDDRVGEGVNSTFWGLGADVMVPWLGKTGMNLYGYYDLNAKEWNGYQFSMNWFKPVMNFDNGTFIAFQGYIDYQFGADADSTAFVPTSSNGGAAYLGLHWHTDNYALGYGLKAYQDVYLVEDGVGALNLESTGFAHYFTATYKF from the coding sequence ATGAAAAACGTTAAAACTTTAGCGCTGGCAACAGCAGTTGCAGCAACAGCAGCAATGTCTGTACCCACGTTCGCAGCAGATCGTACTGATTTACGTGCAGGTGATTACAGTTGGATGCAGTTCAATGCAATGTACGCCATTAATGAACTTCCACGTGATGGTTCTACCGATGATGGCCATGATTACCTTGAAATGGAATTTGGCGGTCGCGCGGGTATTGTCGATCTTTACGGTTATGTTGATGTGTTCAATGTCACCAACCGTGATTATGGTGATAAAGGCGCTGGTTCAGGGAAGAGCAAATTGTTCATGAAGTTTGCGCCACGTTTCTCAATTGATGCGATGACAGGTTGGGATCTTTCTGTTGGCCCGATTCAAGAAGTGTATTTCTCGACGCTATTTAACTGGGATGATCGAGTTGGTGAGGGTGTGAACTCTACATTTTGGGGTTTAGGTGCCGATGTGATGGTGCCATGGTTGGGTAAAACAGGTATGAACCTGTACGGTTACTATGACCTGAATGCAAAAGAGTGGAACGGTTATCAATTCTCGATGAACTGGTTCAAGCCTGTAATGAATTTTGACAATGGCACCTTTATCGCATTCCAAGGGTATATCGATTATCAGTTCGGTGCAGATGCTGATTCAACCGCTTTCGTTCCTACCTCTTCTAATGGTGGTGCAGCTTATTTAGGTCTACATTGGCACACTGATAACTATGCACTAGGTTATGGCTTGAAAGCATACCAAGATGTTTATTTGGTTGAAGATGGTGTTGGGGCTCTTAATCTTGAGTCAACAGGTTTCGCCCATTACTTCACTGCCACGTACAAGTTCTAA
- the deoC gene encoding deoxyribose-phosphate aldolase, whose amino-acid sequence MIDEKQASELKKTAQQALELMDLTTLNDDDTDDKVIALCHKAKTPAGNTAAICIYPRFIPIARKTLNDMDCEDIRIATVTNFPHGNDDIAIAILETRAAVAYGADEVDVVFPYRALMEGNETVGFELVKACKEACGEDVILKVIIESGALQDPALIRTASEIAIDAGADFIKTSTGKIAVNATLEAAEIMMTVISEKNTNVGFKPAGGVRDTVSASEFLALAARLLGDDWATPATFRFGASSLLVNLLNTLELAEA is encoded by the coding sequence ATGATTGATGAGAAGCAGGCGAGCGAATTAAAAAAAACGGCACAACAGGCGCTTGAGTTGATGGACCTTACCACGCTCAATGACGATGATACTGATGACAAGGTGATTGCATTGTGTCATAAAGCCAAGACCCCAGCCGGTAATACCGCTGCAATTTGCATCTACCCAAGGTTTATCCCTATTGCACGTAAGACGCTTAACGACATGGACTGTGAGGATATTCGTATCGCAACAGTGACTAACTTTCCCCATGGCAATGATGATATCGCGATTGCGATATTAGAAACCCGCGCTGCAGTTGCCTATGGCGCCGATGAAGTTGATGTTGTTTTTCCCTACCGTGCGTTGATGGAAGGTAATGAAACGGTTGGTTTTGAATTGGTAAAAGCGTGTAAAGAAGCCTGTGGTGAAGATGTCATTCTTAAGGTGATCATTGAGTCGGGGGCATTGCAAGATCCTGCGCTTATTCGTACAGCATCTGAAATAGCCATTGATGCTGGGGCTGATTTTATTAAGACCTCTACCGGTAAAATTGCCGTTAACGCGACATTAGAAGCGGCAGAAATCATGATGACAGTGATCAGTGAAAAAAACACTAATGTAGGCTTTAAACCTGCTGGTGGCGTTCGTGATACTGTATCTGCGAGCGAATTTTTAGCGCTCGCGGCGCGTTTATTAGGTGATGATTGGGCTACCCCTGCGACGTTTCGTTTCGGCGCCTCAAGCTTACTCGTTAACTTGCTTAATACCTTAGAACTTGCCGAAGCATAG
- a CDS encoding phosphopentomutase gives MKRTIIMMLDSFGVGAATDAETFGDVGADTFGSIAKACAEGRADIGREGPLTLPNLAKLGLALAAKESTGAFAAGFSDDVEVIGAYGHADELSTGKDTPSGHWEMAGVPVLYEWGYFSELTQSFPKELTDKILQRAGLDGFLGNCHSSGTVILEDLGEAHMRTGFPIFYTSADSVFQIACHEESFGLENLYNLCLIAREELADHNIGRVIARAFVGTSADNFERTGNRRDYAVEPPAKTVLDKLKESGGEVVSVGKIADIYAHCGITKKVKATGLAALFDATLEQVKQAGDRTIVFTNFVDFDSHYGHRRDIAGYAKALEYFDSRLPELFELLEKDDLLLLTADHGCDPSWKGSDHTRERVPVLAYGAGLKAGSLGRRNSFADIGQSIASYFTLEPMEYGESFIK, from the coding sequence ATGAAAAGAACAATCATAATGATGCTGGACTCATTTGGTGTTGGAGCTGCAACCGATGCTGAAACTTTCGGTGATGTTGGTGCCGATACCTTTGGTAGTATCGCCAAAGCGTGTGCAGAAGGACGAGCCGACATTGGCCGTGAAGGTCCACTAACATTGCCAAACTTAGCTAAATTGGGTTTGGCATTGGCCGCGAAAGAGAGCACAGGCGCTTTTGCTGCTGGCTTTAGTGATGATGTTGAAGTGATTGGTGCATATGGTCATGCAGATGAACTGAGCACTGGTAAAGATACGCCTAGTGGTCACTGGGAAATGGCCGGAGTGCCTGTTTTATATGAATGGGGCTACTTCAGTGAACTGACTCAGTCTTTTCCTAAAGAACTTACCGATAAAATTCTTCAGCGAGCAGGGCTTGATGGCTTTTTAGGTAATTGTCATTCTTCAGGAACCGTGATTCTTGAAGACTTGGGTGAAGCGCACATGCGCACTGGTTTTCCTATTTTTTATACCTCTGCAGATTCTGTTTTTCAGATAGCCTGTCATGAAGAAAGCTTTGGTTTAGAAAACCTTTACAATTTATGTCTCATCGCTCGTGAAGAGTTAGCGGATCACAACATAGGCCGTGTTATCGCGCGTGCATTTGTCGGCACGAGTGCTGATAATTTCGAGCGCACGGGCAATCGACGTGATTATGCGGTAGAGCCGCCAGCGAAAACCGTGTTGGACAAGCTCAAAGAGTCCGGTGGTGAAGTGGTCAGTGTGGGGAAAATTGCTGATATCTATGCCCATTGTGGCATTACTAAAAAGGTGAAAGCGACCGGTTTGGCAGCACTATTTGACGCCACGCTTGAACAAGTCAAACAAGCGGGTGACAGAACAATCGTTTTTACCAATTTTGTCGACTTTGATTCTCACTACGGTCATCGCCGCGACATTGCTGGTTATGCTAAAGCCCTTGAATATTTCGACTCTCGCTTACCTGAGCTGTTTGAATTATTAGAAAAGGATGATTTATTGCTACTGACTGCCGATCACGGTTGTGATCCTAGCTGGAAAGGCAGTGATCATACCCGCGAACGGGTCCCTGTGTTGGCCTATGGAGCGGGTTTAAAAGCAGGCTCACTGGGTCGTCGCAATAGTTTTGCCGATATTGGCCAGTCAATAGCGAGTTATTTTACGCTAGAGCCAATGGAATATGGCGAGTCATTCATTAAATAA
- the deoD gene encoding purine-nucleoside phosphorylase, protein MATPHINAADGAFAETVIFPGDPLRAKYIAETFLENVEQVTDVRNMLGYTGTYKGIRISVMGSGMGIPSCSIYATELIKDYGVKHLIRVGTCGAISTDVKVRDVLIGMGACTDSQVNRLRFKGQDYAAIADYSLLSAVVKAADAKGTKYSVGNLFTADLFYTPDPDMFDVMEKMNILGVEMEAAGLYGVAAEFGAKALCVVTVSDHIRTGEVTSSEERQSTFNEMIEMTLEAAITL, encoded by the coding sequence ATGGCTACACCACATATTAATGCGGCAGATGGTGCTTTTGCTGAAACAGTAATTTTTCCTGGCGATCCATTACGCGCTAAATACATTGCTGAAACTTTCCTCGAAAACGTTGAGCAAGTCACTGATGTACGTAACATGCTAGGTTACACAGGAACTTATAAAGGAATACGTATTTCAGTGATGGGTTCAGGTATGGGGATCCCTTCATGTTCAATTTACGCAACAGAGTTGATCAAAGACTATGGCGTAAAGCACCTTATTCGTGTTGGAACTTGTGGTGCGATAAGTACAGATGTAAAAGTGCGTGATGTCTTGATTGGCATGGGAGCGTGTACTGACTCTCAAGTTAACCGTTTACGTTTTAAAGGCCAAGATTATGCCGCTATTGCAGACTACAGTCTTCTTAGTGCAGTGGTGAAAGCCGCTGATGCCAAAGGAACTAAATATAGCGTTGGTAATTTATTTACAGCAGACTTATTTTATACCCCTGATCCTGATATGTTCGATGTCATGGAAAAGATGAATATTCTGGGTGTTGAGATGGAAGCGGCAGGCCTTTATGGTGTGGCGGCTGAATTTGGTGCCAAAGCCTTATGTGTTGTGACGGTATCTGATCACATACGTACAGGTGAAGTGACTTCTTCTGAAGAGCGTCAGTCAACGTTTAATGAGATGATTGAAATGACATTAGAAGCCGCTATTACTCTGTAG
- a CDS encoding AhpA/YtjB family protein: MFFLKGLKKSHQVSRLLQIAIALTLAVGLIQLWEASLLQGQQLLKSQTEKMARLLVQQTAYGAAPALQLQNDEQLQWLASALVLDPKVMSASIFSKDGQRLSFAQSITSEELAPDSAALGTLLAPYPPYVEAVSQDGSNLGFVEVRLAPQLFFNEIKEAHLYNMKQQQIMLIIAGLIGMLVSRSFSFKRADFDRRKARFKLRKKPDKLNK, encoded by the coding sequence GTGTTTTTTTTAAAAGGACTGAAAAAGAGTCATCAAGTTAGCAGACTACTACAAATAGCTATCGCACTAACCTTGGCTGTCGGTCTTATCCAGTTATGGGAAGCAAGCCTACTACAAGGACAGCAGCTTCTAAAGTCCCAAACTGAAAAAATGGCCAGATTATTGGTTCAGCAAACAGCTTATGGTGCCGCTCCGGCATTACAGCTCCAAAATGATGAACAGCTACAATGGTTAGCCAGTGCTCTTGTATTAGACCCTAAAGTGATGTCTGCCAGTATCTTTAGTAAAGATGGTCAGAGGCTCTCTTTTGCTCAAAGCATCACTTCCGAGGAATTAGCACCTGATTCAGCAGCATTAGGTACACTGCTCGCCCCATACCCGCCTTATGTTGAAGCGGTATCTCAAGATGGCAGCAATTTAGGCTTTGTTGAAGTTAGATTAGCCCCTCAGTTATTTTTTAATGAAATAAAAGAAGCTCATCTTTACAATATGAAGCAGCAACAGATTATGTTAATTATCGCAGGTTTAATTGGTATGCTAGTGTCGCGGTCATTCTCATTCAAACGCGCTGACTTCGACCGTCGTAAAGCGCGCTTTAAGCTAAGAAAAAAGCCAGATAAACTCAACAAATAA
- the serB gene encoding phosphoserine phosphatase SerB: MESLSQTPLFLWLKNEQTSHFHHHALVISRHLESDAPKGTLKYRCVYAKAAIEIQLTALIQAFSSTVSLAHIIRENDLYCIEFCLVNPLSVDQCAQFLSIPELDFFAISASQPVLNRPGLLVMDMDSTAIEIECIDELAVMAGVGEAVAKVTEQAMLGELDFEESLKARVAQLAGADATIIRTLCDTLPLMSGLKEMVKELQHYGWRLVLASGGFTPFVAHLKQLLDLDAAYANVLVINDGRLTGQVSGQIVDAQYKADTLVRCAQQWQIAPDQRLAIGDGANDIPMIKAADFGVAYHAKPALEAVADQAIKHVDLKALPYLLLLA, translated from the coding sequence ATGGAAAGTCTAAGCCAAACCCCTCTTTTTTTGTGGTTGAAAAACGAACAAACCTCTCATTTTCATCATCATGCGCTGGTTATTTCTCGCCACCTAGAGTCAGATGCGCCGAAAGGTACACTGAAGTATCGATGTGTGTATGCTAAAGCAGCCATTGAAATACAATTAACGGCGCTGATCCAAGCGTTTTCTTCAACGGTGAGTCTTGCCCATATTATTAGAGAGAATGATTTATATTGTATTGAATTTTGTTTAGTTAACCCCCTTAGTGTTGATCAATGTGCGCAGTTCTTATCTATCCCAGAGCTTGATTTTTTTGCCATCAGTGCGAGCCAACCTGTGCTTAATCGCCCTGGGTTGTTAGTCATGGATATGGACTCAACGGCCATAGAAATTGAGTGTATTGATGAGTTGGCCGTTATGGCAGGTGTCGGTGAGGCTGTGGCTAAGGTGACAGAGCAAGCGATGCTTGGTGAGCTGGATTTTGAAGAAAGTCTTAAAGCGAGAGTCGCTCAGTTAGCAGGGGCTGATGCAACGATTATTCGCACCTTGTGTGACACGCTGCCTTTAATGTCAGGTTTGAAAGAAATGGTCAAAGAATTACAACATTATGGTTGGCGACTCGTGCTTGCATCAGGTGGCTTCACCCCGTTTGTAGCGCACCTTAAGCAGTTACTTGATTTAGATGCTGCGTATGCCAATGTGTTAGTGATAAATGATGGCAGGCTGACAGGTCAAGTATCAGGGCAAATTGTCGATGCTCAGTATAAAGCGGATACGTTAGTGCGTTGTGCTCAACAATGGCAGATAGCGCCAGATCAGAGGTTAGCTATCGGTGATGGAGCGAATGACATACCTATGATTAAGGCTGCAGATTTTGGGGTTGCCTATCATGCTAAGCCTGCGCTTGAAGCGGTGGCAGATCAGGCGATTAAACATGTAGATTTAAAAGCGTTACCTTATTTGTTGTTATTAGCTTAG
- a CDS encoding PilZ domain-containing protein → MSLDEHSDLIEQLKPLLMQPDFQTLFDMLTKNESNSTRFLLKMELNRLSTPCTRVIDLRDKSELPCEEVSQQDYHHYLDEPAKESFAESMALYHNSYTLGVYEAVIDSHRKRKTKQQEQGSNESSISDPFIAKGVVLGSYFNRSEERMNYSIRISTAQVGKAEVQGITVDLSVCGARIRLPLKHNFDLDAPLKIKLLELSEEFYFEDLQQGVDYHIVDSQTNSEYCWMRLKRIGGSAALSDMLSNLIKGHKFRYKVDINDILVAATGLGFERHYLPHLPHLPLFIEQKEDSYEITHKLLSRDNQQLQYFFQDEQQISQLPKLLTSDRIQSLVSEPDNKDHGLFFCFTFHSNGRIFFYSATLAELKTNQLTSLFLSFGSAKPSWKTLKVTHHAVDHSKSYKSSVLPGDDSSYSPLTEAQLKRFTHVLQLIDLTDPHAKEHYQNWSQICDKTANDLKIFGQKKALHNSAKLLSLQFSERRNEARFAFKTKVTINQGTKSISGTTHDISSKGLQLALELPADFDQAIPLQLAFPKLQSIAGKIQLNQLPYRLIRTKDAGSNMHLAAILGHTPHVGVEFMNKLINNNRDKLEKLTEANSEMKELADGLKNLLVRHLDSVPYFIEKTVKSAKLSTLGIGTNKNEITDLFAGSASEPLQYNLSSILKDGRLKQSFIEPIRAMKPQDGLNYFELYLQISRQYQGEIQIDCLSPDDIGDTQAKENFINQSHKVGRFMALRVYLGVTTKPDLTYIRRELEHITIHAHHKAKQLHDRLNQIIAVGEFLDITEEVLLRYPNIYDQSSQS, encoded by the coding sequence ATGAGTTTAGACGAGCACAGTGACTTAATTGAACAGCTAAAGCCCCTTTTAATGCAGCCTGATTTTCAGACTCTTTTCGACATGCTGACAAAAAATGAGTCAAATTCTACCCGTTTCCTGTTAAAAATGGAGCTTAATAGGCTCTCCACGCCTTGTACAAGAGTTATCGATTTAAGGGATAAGTCTGAACTTCCTTGTGAAGAAGTGAGTCAACAAGACTACCATCACTACTTAGATGAGCCTGCTAAAGAAAGCTTTGCCGAATCGATGGCTCTCTATCATAACAGTTATACACTCGGCGTTTATGAAGCTGTTATCGATTCACACCGCAAGCGTAAAACGAAACAGCAAGAACAGGGCAGCAATGAAAGTTCAATTTCAGATCCCTTTATTGCCAAAGGCGTGGTTCTGGGCAGCTATTTTAACCGCAGTGAAGAGAGAATGAATTACAGTATTCGTATCTCTACAGCCCAAGTAGGAAAAGCTGAAGTACAAGGTATCACCGTTGATTTATCTGTGTGTGGTGCCCGTATTCGCTTACCTTTAAAACACAATTTCGATCTTGATGCCCCGTTAAAAATTAAATTACTTGAACTCAGTGAAGAGTTCTATTTTGAAGATCTGCAGCAAGGGGTCGATTACCACATCGTCGACAGCCAGACCAATTCTGAATATTGCTGGATGCGGCTTAAACGGATAGGTGGCAGTGCGGCACTTTCTGACATGCTTTCAAACTTAATTAAAGGCCATAAATTTAGGTACAAAGTCGATATTAACGATATTTTAGTCGCTGCTACGGGACTCGGATTTGAGCGTCATTACTTACCACATCTTCCCCATCTCCCCTTGTTTATAGAGCAAAAAGAAGACAGTTACGAGATCACCCACAAACTGCTCAGTCGAGATAATCAGCAATTACAGTACTTTTTCCAAGATGAGCAACAAATTAGTCAGCTGCCAAAATTGTTAACCAGTGATCGAATACAATCCTTAGTCAGTGAACCGGATAATAAAGACCACGGGTTATTTTTCTGCTTCACTTTTCACAGCAATGGCAGGATCTTTTTTTACTCTGCCACATTAGCTGAGCTTAAGACAAATCAGCTGACCTCTTTATTTTTGAGTTTCGGCTCTGCCAAGCCGTCATGGAAAACCTTAAAAGTGACTCACCATGCTGTTGATCACAGTAAATCCTATAAGTCGAGTGTACTTCCTGGAGATGACAGTAGTTATTCTCCGTTAACAGAGGCCCAACTTAAGCGTTTTACTCATGTACTGCAACTGATTGACCTCACTGATCCTCACGCCAAAGAGCATTATCAAAACTGGAGCCAAATATGTGATAAAACTGCCAATGACTTAAAAATATTTGGCCAAAAAAAAGCACTGCACAACTCTGCTAAATTACTTTCTCTTCAATTCAGCGAACGCAGAAATGAAGCTAGGTTTGCTTTTAAGACAAAAGTCACCATCAATCAAGGTACAAAAAGTATCAGCGGGACCACTCATGATATATCCAGTAAAGGGCTACAACTGGCCTTAGAACTTCCTGCAGATTTTGATCAAGCAATACCTCTGCAACTTGCCTTCCCAAAACTGCAATCGATAGCGGGGAAAATCCAACTAAACCAATTGCCCTATCGGCTGATTAGAACAAAAGACGCCGGTTCAAACATGCATCTAGCGGCAATATTAGGTCACACGCCACACGTAGGTGTTGAATTTATGAATAAACTCATAAACAATAACCGCGACAAATTAGAAAAATTAACCGAAGCCAATAGTGAAATGAAAGAACTGGCGGATGGACTAAAAAATCTACTGGTACGCCATCTAGATTCTGTGCCGTATTTTATAGAAAAAACGGTTAAATCCGCTAAATTAAGCACCTTAGGTATCGGGACGAATAAAAATGAGATAACGGATTTATTTGCAGGCTCAGCCTCAGAACCACTGCAGTATAATTTGTCATCCATATTGAAAGATGGACGATTAAAGCAATCCTTTATCGAACCAATCCGTGCTATGAAGCCCCAAGATGGACTCAATTATTTTGAATTATACCTACAAATATCCAGACAATATCAAGGTGAGATACAAATAGACTGCCTCTCACCTGATGATATTGGAGATACCCAAGCAAAAGAGAATTTTATTAACCAAAGCCATAAGGTCGGCCGCTTTATGGCATTGAGAGTTTACCTAGGCGTCACCACCAAACCCGATCTAACCTACATTAGAAGGGAACTAGAGCATATTACTATCCATGCTCACCATAAAGCTAAGCAGTTGCATGACCGCTTAAACCAAATCATTGCGGTAGGGGAATTTCTCGATATCACAGAGGAAGTGCTGCTTAGATACCCCAATATTTATGATCAATCCAGTCAAAGCTAA